One genomic window of Streptomonospora nanhaiensis includes the following:
- the trpA gene encoding tryptophan synthase subunit alpha — MIGTEPAGRSGGQGAADQTALQAALAAAKAQGRAALVGYLPAGFPDVESSIAVIEAMVEGGCDVIEVGLPYSDPTMDGPSIQRAAATALAAGTTPPDVLRVVEAAAATGAAALVMTYWNPVERYGVDRFCADLAAAGGSGVITPDLIPEEADEWFAATDATGLDRIFLVAPSSSDRRLDLTARASRGFVYAASLMGVTGTRAQVSGAAEKLVARTRAAAPEGLPVCVGLGISNGGQAAEVASYADGVIVGTGFCERVLDAPDLRTATVAVRAFAAELAQGIRLGRED; from the coding sequence GTGATCGGCACCGAGCCGGCCGGCCGGAGCGGTGGACAGGGGGCCGCGGACCAGACCGCGCTCCAGGCGGCGCTGGCCGCCGCCAAGGCGCAGGGGCGCGCCGCACTGGTCGGCTACCTGCCGGCCGGGTTCCCCGACGTGGAGTCCTCCATCGCCGTCATCGAGGCGATGGTCGAGGGCGGCTGCGACGTGATCGAGGTGGGCCTGCCCTACTCCGACCCCACCATGGACGGGCCCTCCATCCAGCGGGCCGCCGCCACCGCGCTGGCCGCGGGCACCACCCCGCCCGACGTGCTGCGCGTGGTCGAGGCCGCCGCCGCGACGGGCGCCGCCGCGCTGGTGATGACCTACTGGAACCCCGTCGAGCGCTACGGCGTGGACCGGTTCTGCGCCGACCTCGCCGCGGCCGGGGGATCGGGGGTCATCACGCCCGACCTCATCCCCGAGGAGGCCGACGAGTGGTTCGCCGCCACAGACGCCACCGGGCTGGACCGCATCTTCCTCGTGGCGCCCTCCTCCAGCGACCGCCGGCTCGACCTGACGGCCCGCGCCTCGCGCGGCTTCGTCTACGCGGCGTCGCTGATGGGCGTCACCGGCACCCGGGCCCAGGTCTCGGGCGCGGCCGAGAAGCTGGTGGCCCGCACCCGCGCCGCCGCCCCCGAGGGCCTGCCGGTGTGCGTGGGCCTGGGGATCTCCAACGGCGGGCAGGCCGCCGAGGTGGCCTCCTACGCCGACGGCGTCATCGTGGGCACCGGGTTCTGCGAGCGGGTGCTGGACGCCCCCGACCTGCGCACCGCCACGGTCGCGGTGCGGGCCTTCGCCGCCGAGCTGGCCCAGGGGATCCGGCTGGGGCGCGAGGACTGA
- a CDS encoding MauE/DoxX family redox-associated membrane protein, with amino-acid sequence MDTTHQPAPAASAPAPAPGRWAAVQPWVTLLARLALAGVLGYAAYTKLPPALSVQSVEAYQLFSPELAQLIGYTLPLLEFALALLLVIGLATRYVGAATGLLMAVFIAGIVSAWARGLAIDCGCFGTGGQVAPGETRYGLDIARDLGFMALAGITMLWPRSPLSMDRLFGLYR; translated from the coding sequence TTGGACACCACACACCAGCCGGCACCCGCCGCATCCGCCCCGGCGCCGGCCCCCGGCCGCTGGGCCGCCGTCCAGCCGTGGGTCACCCTGCTGGCCCGCCTGGCCCTGGCCGGAGTGCTGGGCTACGCCGCCTACACCAAGCTGCCGCCGGCGCTGTCGGTGCAGTCCGTTGAGGCCTACCAGCTCTTCTCGCCCGAACTCGCCCAGCTCATCGGCTACACGCTGCCGCTGTTGGAGTTCGCGCTGGCCCTGCTGCTGGTCATCGGGCTGGCCACCCGCTACGTCGGCGCCGCCACCGGCCTGCTCATGGCGGTGTTCATCGCCGGCATCGTCTCGGCCTGGGCCCGCGGGCTGGCCATCGACTGCGGCTGCTTCGGCACGGGCGGCCAGGTCGCCCCCGGCGAGACCCGGTACGGCCTCGACATCGCGCGCGACCTCGGCTTCATGGCGCTGGCCGGCATCACCATGCTGTGGCCGCGCTCGCCGCTGTCGATGGACCGGCTCTTCGGCCTCTACCGCTGA
- the trpB gene encoding tryptophan synthase subunit beta, translated as MTSVTPESTGPATPDARGHYGRYGGRFSPEALIAALDQVAAEWDKARNDPAYHAELDALLRDYTGRPSPLTDARRFSEYCGGARILLKREDLNHTGSHKINNVLGQALLTKRMGKTRVIAETGAGQHGVATATACALMGLDCVIYMGEEDTRRQALNVARMRLLGAEVVPVTIGSRTLKDAINEAFRDWVANVEHTHYLFGTAAGPHPFPALVRDLHHVIGAEARAQVLELTGRLPDAVAACVGGGSNALGLFGAFIPDTGVRLYGFEAGGDGVDTGRHAASITGGAPGVFHGARTYVLQDEFGQTLPSHSISAGLDYPAVGPEHAWLADTGRAVYRPVTDSEAMEAFQLLSRTEGIIPAIESAHALAGARTIGAELGPDAVIVVNLSGRGDKDVDTAAAYFGLVGGEEEGA; from the coding sequence ATGACATCCGTGACACCGGAGTCCACCGGCCCCGCCACGCCCGACGCCCGCGGCCACTACGGCCGCTACGGCGGGCGGTTCAGCCCCGAGGCGCTCATCGCCGCCCTCGACCAGGTCGCCGCCGAGTGGGACAAGGCCCGCAACGACCCCGCCTACCACGCCGAGCTGGACGCGCTGCTGCGCGACTACACCGGCCGCCCCAGCCCGCTCACCGACGCCAGGCGCTTCTCGGAGTACTGCGGCGGCGCCCGGATCCTGCTCAAGCGCGAGGACCTCAACCACACCGGCTCCCACAAGATCAACAACGTGCTGGGCCAGGCCCTGCTCACCAAGCGCATGGGCAAGACCCGCGTCATCGCCGAGACCGGCGCCGGCCAGCACGGCGTGGCCACCGCCACCGCCTGCGCCCTGATGGGCCTGGACTGCGTGATCTACATGGGCGAGGAGGACACCCGCCGCCAGGCGCTCAACGTCGCCCGGATGCGGCTGCTGGGCGCCGAGGTGGTGCCGGTGACCATCGGCTCGCGCACCCTCAAGGACGCCATCAACGAGGCGTTCCGCGACTGGGTGGCCAACGTCGAGCACACGCACTACCTGTTCGGCACCGCCGCCGGGCCGCACCCCTTCCCGGCGCTGGTCCGCGACCTGCACCACGTCATCGGGGCCGAGGCCCGCGCCCAGGTCCTCGAACTCACCGGCCGGCTGCCCGACGCCGTCGCCGCCTGCGTGGGCGGCGGCTCCAACGCCCTGGGCCTGTTCGGCGCGTTCATCCCCGACACCGGGGTCCGCCTCTACGGCTTCGAGGCCGGCGGCGACGGTGTCGACACCGGCCGCCACGCCGCCTCCATCACCGGCGGCGCGCCCGGCGTGTTCCACGGCGCGCGGACCTACGTCCTCCAGGACGAGTTCGGGCAGACCCTCCCCAGCCACTCCATCTCCGCAGGCCTGGACTATCCTGCCGTGGGCCCTGAGCACGCCTGGTTGGCCGACACCGGCCGCGCCGTCTACCGGCCGGTGACCGACTCCGAGGCGATGGAGGCGTTCCAGTTGCTCAGCCGCACCGAAGGCATCATCCCGGCCATCGAGAGCGCGCACGCGCTGGCCGGTGCCCGGACCATCGGCGCCGAGCTCGGACCCGACGCCGTGATCGTGGTGAATCTCTCCGGCCGCGGCGACAAGGACGTCGACACCGCCGCGGCGTACTTCGGACTTGTCGGCGGCGAGGAGGAGGGCGCGTGA
- the lgt gene encoding prolipoprotein diacylglyceryl transferase, giving the protein MTIPLIAPEGAADTGRALAAIPSPDVSSISLGPVTIHFYALCILAGVVVAVFWAERRWSAMGGERGTMMDLAVPAVLLGLVGGRLYHVITDYQLYFGPGRDPIQALNIRSGGLGIWGAVALGAVGVWYVARRRGLSMSKLSFAIAPTIPLAQALGRWGNYFNQELFGAPTDLPWAVRVSLDYTYNANGEPRPGMQPLPGSTTEYHTTYHPTFLYEFLWCLALAALLAWLGRRFEDRLGGGRLFALYIMGYCVGRFWIEYLRVDPAHEILGLRLNNWTSVLLFAGALAYFWWAGRRMDRFSTRVVPVGHDSGTQVFDTDPASSDDPAAETTAVDDPDRTRAATADPTAVDDGATAPRPEAGGADGARS; this is encoded by the coding sequence ATGACGATCCCGCTGATCGCCCCCGAGGGCGCGGCCGACACCGGCCGCGCCCTCGCGGCCATCCCCAGCCCCGACGTGAGTTCGATCTCGCTCGGCCCGGTGACCATCCACTTCTACGCGCTGTGCATCCTCGCCGGGGTCGTGGTCGCGGTGTTCTGGGCCGAGCGCCGCTGGAGCGCCATGGGCGGCGAGCGCGGCACCATGATGGACCTCGCCGTGCCCGCGGTGCTCCTCGGCCTCGTCGGCGGGCGGCTCTACCACGTCATCACCGACTACCAGCTCTACTTCGGCCCGGGCCGCGACCCCATCCAGGCGCTGAACATCCGCAGCGGCGGCCTGGGCATCTGGGGCGCGGTCGCCCTGGGCGCCGTGGGCGTGTGGTACGTCGCCCGCCGCCGCGGGCTGTCGATGTCCAAGCTGTCCTTCGCCATCGCGCCCACCATCCCGCTGGCCCAGGCGCTCGGCCGCTGGGGCAACTACTTCAACCAGGAGCTGTTCGGCGCTCCCACCGACCTGCCGTGGGCGGTGCGGGTCTCGCTGGACTACACCTACAACGCCAACGGCGAACCCCGCCCGGGCATGCAGCCGCTGCCCGGCAGCACCACCGAGTACCACACCACCTACCACCCCACCTTCCTCTACGAGTTCCTGTGGTGCCTGGCCCTGGCCGCGCTGCTGGCCTGGCTGGGGCGGCGCTTCGAGGACCGCCTCGGCGGCGGACGGCTCTTCGCGCTGTACATCATGGGCTACTGTGTGGGGCGGTTCTGGATCGAGTACCTGCGTGTCGACCCCGCGCACGAGATCCTCGGCCTCCGGTTGAACAACTGGACCTCGGTGCTGCTGTTCGCCGGCGCGCTGGCCTACTTCTGGTGGGCCGGGCGCCGCATGGACCGGTTCTCCACCCGCGTCGTGCCCGTGGGCCACGACTCCGGCACCCAGGTCTTCGACACCGACCCCGCGTCCTCGGACGACCCCGCCGCCGAGACCACGGCGGTGGACGACCCGGACCGCACCCGTGCCGCGACCGCCGATCCCACCGCCGTGGACGACGGCGCGACCGCCCCCCGGCCCGAGGCCGGGGGCGCTGACGGGGCGCGGTCCTAA
- a CDS encoding DsbA family protein, translated as MGKAAREASRERLRQERQKAEVRARRTKVLAVVGAALAVVLVVVGGGYLVLSHQRAEEQEFANRYESLPEQRVQQDGSVVVAEDGARAPVVEVYADYQCPHCKQFELTSGPTLQRLAAEGEAIVHYRPVSVFAQQPAPLGANSLRGAAAARAAADYGKFVQYNDLLFENQPAEGAEGYSAEQLKEWGAEAGIDDPAFAERVDAESEVVDTFTGGYLDDLVAAAEKELSAERIQEMGLSGLIDWGQENGVDGSFLEGTYVREAIDSTSAVEDRYASGANAFGGTPAVYVNGTLLGNEAYSGNGIQEAVEQAEPGEVDTEPLTAGGSAADASPQPDASP; from the coding sequence ATGGGCAAGGCGGCACGGGAAGCCTCCCGCGAACGACTCAGGCAGGAACGGCAGAAGGCCGAGGTGCGCGCCCGGCGCACCAAGGTCCTCGCCGTGGTGGGCGCCGCGCTGGCCGTGGTGCTCGTGGTGGTCGGCGGCGGCTACCTGGTGCTGTCCCACCAGCGCGCCGAGGAGCAGGAGTTCGCCAACCGCTACGAGAGCCTGCCCGAGCAGCGGGTGCAGCAGGACGGCAGCGTCGTGGTGGCCGAGGATGGCGCCCGGGCGCCCGTGGTCGAGGTCTACGCCGACTACCAGTGCCCGCACTGCAAACAGTTCGAGCTGACCAGCGGACCCACCCTGCAGCGCCTGGCCGCCGAGGGCGAGGCGATCGTGCACTACCGGCCGGTGAGCGTCTTCGCCCAGCAGCCCGCGCCCCTGGGCGCCAACTCCCTGCGCGGCGCGGCCGCCGCGCGCGCCGCCGCCGACTACGGCAAATTCGTGCAGTACAACGACCTGCTGTTCGAGAACCAGCCCGCCGAGGGCGCCGAGGGCTACTCCGCCGAGCAGCTCAAGGAGTGGGGCGCCGAGGCCGGGATCGACGACCCCGCCTTCGCCGAGCGCGTCGACGCCGAGAGCGAGGTCGTCGACACCTTCACCGGCGGCTACCTGGACGACCTCGTCGCCGCCGCCGAGAAGGAGCTGAGCGCCGAGCGCATCCAGGAGATGGGCCTGAGCGGCCTCATCGACTGGGGCCAGGAGAACGGCGTCGACGGATCGTTCCTGGAGGGCACCTACGTCCGCGAGGCCATCGACTCCACATCGGCGGTCGAAGACAGGTACGCTTCCGGGGCGAACGCTTTCGGCGGCACGCCGGCCGTCTACGTCAACGGCACCCTGCTCGGCAACGAGGCTTACTCCGGCAACGGCATCCAGGAGGCGGTGGAGCAGGCCGAGCCCGGCGAGGTCGACACCGAACCGCTCACCGCGGGCGGTTCCGCGGCCGACGCGTCGCCCCAGCCCGACGCCTCACCCTGA
- the gltB gene encoding glutamate synthase large subunit, whose amino-acid sequence MPAGQVQRSSVRPNAESTHEGLYDSAYEHDACGVGFVADLSGRRSHDIVQQALTVLRNLDHRGASGHDPDDGDGAGIITQVPDALYREVCGFDLPEAGAYATGIAFLPTDAAERARAVAGIEAIAAEEGLAVLGWRDLPFESRFCGPAAREVMPFFGQVFLAGAPGSPAEGLTGIDLERYAYCVRKRAEHEQGVYFPSLSPRTITYKGMLTTPQLEPFFPDLSDRRYTSGLALVHSRFSTNTFPSWPLAHPFRFIAHNGEINTVKGNRNMMRAREATLASDLLPGDLSRIFPIIDPEDSDTASFDAALELLHLGGRSLPHAVLMMIPEPWENHTEMDPAVRAFYEFHSMLMEPWDGPASVSFTDGTLVGAVLDRNGLRPGRYWVTDDGLVVLASEAGVLDIDPARVVRKGRLQPGRIFVVDTEQGRIIEDEEIKAQLAAEHPYAEWLERGVVRLGDLAPGEPAPLTDLVHHQQVFGYTEEELRVILTPMARTGAEPIGSMGTDTPVAALSAKPRQLFDYFSQGFAQVTNPPLDAIREELVTSLQTALGAEENVLSPDPEDCRRIVLPTPVLDESELAAVVGAGSPEGDPAFRAFTVNGTYEVAGGGAALAARLDEICAEVSAAIAEGAHIIVLSDRGADARRAPIPSLLLTGAVHHHLVREKSRTEVGLVVEAGDVRECHHVALLLGYGASAVCPYVTLATVRDLVGRGVIGGVDAHTAVRNTVKALGKGVLKIMSKIGVSTVSSYTGAQIFEALGLGGEVVDRCFTGTPSPLGGVGFDVLAAEVAARHGAAYAANPAGHRRLAVGGEYQWRREGEPHLFNPETVFKLQHATRTRRYEIFKEYTAKIDDQAQNLMTLRGLFRLKEGVREPVPIEEVEPVSEIVKRFSTGAMSYGSISAEAHETLAIAMNRLGGKSNTGEGGEDPARFTADDNGDLRRSAIKQVASGRFGVTSHYLTNADDIQIKMAQGAKPGEGGQLPGHKVYPWIADTRHSTPGVGLISPPPHHDIYSIEDLAQLIHDLKNANPRARVHVKLVSEAGVGTVAAGVSKAHADVVLISGHDGGTGASPLTSLKHAGTPWELGLAETQQTLLRNGLRDRIVVQADGQMKTGRDVIVAALLGAEEFGFATAPLVVSGCVMMRVCHLDTCPVGVATQNPELRKRYTGKAEFVVNFFEFVAQEVREYLAALGFRTLEEAIGAVDLLDTTEAVDHWKAAGLDLGPILHEVEPWAGDHRRQVRAQDHGLEKALDNTLIQLAEGALEFGEPLRLDLPVRNVNRTVGTMLGHEVTKRHGAAGLPDDTIDITFTGSAGQSFGAFVPRGITLRLVGDANDYVGKGLSGGRIAIRPPEGVQFTPEDHIIAGNVIGYGATSGEIFLRGVVGERFCVRNSGALAVAEGVGDHGCEYMTGGRAVVLGPTGRNFAAGMSGGIAYVLDLDTRRVNGEMVDIDPLEEADRAFLHDVLTRHHEATGSGVAAALLADFDTAVERFGKVMPRDYKRVLAAREEAERAGRDVGEAIMAAAQS is encoded by the coding sequence ATGCCTGCTGGCCAGGTGCAGCGTTCGTCCGTCCGACCGAACGCCGAGTCCACTCACGAGGGCCTGTACGACAGCGCCTACGAGCACGACGCCTGCGGCGTCGGCTTTGTCGCCGACCTCTCCGGTCGTCGCAGCCACGACATCGTCCAGCAGGCCCTGACGGTCCTGCGCAACCTCGACCACCGCGGCGCCTCGGGCCACGACCCCGACGACGGCGACGGCGCCGGGATCATCACCCAGGTCCCCGACGCCCTCTACCGCGAGGTCTGCGGGTTCGACCTGCCCGAGGCCGGCGCCTATGCCACCGGTATCGCGTTCCTGCCCACCGACGCCGCCGAGCGCGCCCGCGCGGTGGCCGGCATCGAGGCCATCGCGGCCGAGGAGGGCCTGGCCGTCCTGGGCTGGCGCGACCTGCCGTTCGAGTCGCGGTTCTGCGGCCCGGCGGCCCGCGAGGTCATGCCGTTCTTCGGCCAGGTGTTCCTGGCCGGCGCGCCGGGGTCGCCGGCCGAGGGCCTGACCGGCATCGACCTGGAGCGCTACGCCTACTGCGTGCGCAAGCGCGCCGAGCACGAGCAGGGCGTGTACTTCCCGAGCCTGTCCCCGCGCACCATCACCTACAAGGGCATGCTCACCACGCCCCAGCTGGAGCCGTTCTTCCCCGACCTGTCCGACCGCCGCTACACCAGCGGCCTGGCGCTGGTCCACTCGCGGTTCTCGACCAACACCTTCCCGTCCTGGCCGCTGGCCCACCCCTTCCGGTTCATCGCCCACAACGGCGAGATCAACACGGTCAAGGGCAACCGCAACATGATGCGGGCCCGCGAGGCCACCCTGGCCAGCGACCTGCTGCCCGGCGACCTGTCGCGGATCTTCCCGATCATCGACCCCGAGGACTCCGACACCGCGTCCTTCGACGCCGCCCTGGAGCTGCTGCACCTGGGCGGGCGCTCGCTGCCGCACGCGGTGCTGATGATGATCCCCGAGCCGTGGGAGAACCACACCGAGATGGACCCGGCGGTGCGGGCCTTCTACGAGTTCCACTCCATGCTCATGGAGCCCTGGGACGGCCCCGCCTCGGTCTCCTTCACCGACGGCACCCTCGTGGGCGCGGTCCTGGACCGCAACGGCCTGCGCCCGGGCCGCTACTGGGTGACCGACGACGGCCTGGTCGTGCTGGCCAGCGAGGCCGGCGTGCTGGACATCGACCCCGCCCGGGTCGTGCGCAAGGGACGCCTGCAGCCCGGCCGCATCTTCGTGGTCGACACCGAGCAGGGCCGCATCATCGAGGACGAGGAGATCAAGGCCCAGCTCGCCGCCGAGCACCCCTACGCCGAGTGGCTGGAGCGCGGCGTCGTGCGCCTGGGCGACCTCGCCCCCGGCGAGCCCGCGCCGCTGACCGACCTCGTGCACCACCAGCAGGTCTTCGGCTACACCGAGGAGGAGCTGCGGGTCATCCTCACCCCGATGGCCCGCACCGGCGCCGAGCCGATCGGCTCGATGGGCACCGACACCCCCGTCGCTGCCCTCTCCGCCAAGCCGCGCCAGCTCTTCGACTACTTCTCGCAGGGCTTCGCGCAGGTCACCAACCCGCCGCTGGACGCCATCCGCGAAGAGCTGGTCACCAGCCTGCAGACCGCGCTGGGCGCCGAGGAGAACGTCCTGTCGCCCGACCCCGAGGACTGCCGGCGGATCGTGCTGCCCACGCCCGTGCTGGACGAGTCCGAGCTGGCCGCCGTGGTCGGCGCCGGCTCGCCCGAGGGCGACCCCGCCTTCCGCGCCTTCACCGTCAACGGCACCTACGAGGTCGCCGGCGGCGGCGCGGCGCTGGCGGCCCGCCTGGACGAGATCTGCGCCGAGGTGTCGGCCGCCATCGCCGAGGGCGCCCACATCATCGTCCTCAGCGACCGCGGCGCCGACGCCCGCCGGGCGCCCATCCCCTCGCTGCTGCTCACCGGCGCGGTGCACCACCACCTCGTGCGCGAGAAGAGCCGCACCGAGGTCGGCCTGGTGGTCGAGGCCGGCGACGTCCGCGAGTGCCACCACGTGGCCCTGCTGCTGGGCTACGGCGCCTCGGCCGTGTGCCCATACGTCACCCTGGCCACCGTGCGCGACCTGGTGGGCCGCGGCGTGATCGGCGGCGTCGACGCCCACACCGCGGTGCGCAACACCGTGAAGGCGCTCGGCAAGGGCGTGCTCAAGATCATGTCCAAGATCGGCGTCTCCACGGTCAGCTCCTACACCGGCGCGCAGATCTTCGAGGCCCTGGGCCTGGGCGGCGAGGTCGTCGACCGCTGCTTCACCGGCACCCCCTCGCCGCTGGGCGGGGTGGGCTTCGACGTCCTCGCCGCGGAGGTCGCAGCCCGCCACGGCGCCGCCTACGCCGCCAACCCGGCCGGCCACCGCCGGCTGGCCGTGGGCGGCGAGTACCAGTGGCGCCGCGAGGGCGAGCCGCACCTGTTCAACCCCGAGACGGTCTTCAAGCTGCAGCACGCCACGCGCACGCGCCGCTACGAGATCTTCAAGGAGTACACCGCCAAGATCGACGACCAGGCGCAGAACCTCATGACCCTGCGCGGGCTGTTCCGGCTCAAGGAGGGCGTGCGCGAGCCGGTGCCGATCGAGGAGGTCGAGCCGGTCTCCGAGATCGTCAAGCGGTTCTCCACCGGCGCCATGTCCTACGGGTCGATCTCGGCCGAGGCCCACGAGACCCTGGCCATCGCCATGAACCGGCTGGGCGGCAAGTCCAACACCGGCGAGGGCGGCGAGGACCCGGCGCGCTTCACCGCCGACGACAACGGCGACCTGCGGCGCAGCGCCATCAAGCAGGTGGCCTCGGGCCGCTTCGGCGTGACCTCGCACTACCTCACCAACGCCGACGACATCCAGATCAAGATGGCCCAGGGCGCCAAGCCCGGCGAGGGCGGCCAGCTGCCGGGCCACAAGGTCTACCCGTGGATCGCCGACACCCGGCACTCCACGCCCGGGGTGGGCCTGATCTCGCCGCCGCCCCACCACGACATCTACTCCATCGAGGACCTGGCCCAGCTCATCCACGACCTGAAGAACGCCAACCCGCGGGCGCGGGTGCACGTGAAGCTGGTCTCGGAGGCCGGGGTGGGCACCGTGGCCGCGGGCGTGTCCAAGGCCCACGCCGACGTCGTGCTGATCTCCGGCCACGACGGCGGCACCGGCGCCTCGCCGCTGACCTCGCTCAAGCACGCCGGCACCCCCTGGGAGCTGGGCCTGGCCGAGACCCAGCAGACCCTGCTGCGCAACGGCCTGCGCGACCGCATCGTGGTGCAGGCCGACGGGCAGATGAAGACCGGGCGCGACGTCATCGTCGCGGCGCTGCTGGGCGCCGAGGAGTTCGGCTTCGCGACCGCGCCGCTGGTGGTCTCGGGCTGCGTCATGATGCGGGTCTGCCACCTGGACACCTGCCCGGTGGGCGTGGCCACGCAAAACCCCGAGCTGCGCAAGCGCTACACGGGCAAGGCGGAGTTCGTGGTGAACTTCTTCGAGTTCGTGGCCCAGGAGGTGCGCGAGTACCTGGCCGCGCTGGGCTTCCGCACCCTGGAGGAGGCCATCGGCGCCGTCGACCTGCTCGACACCACCGAGGCCGTCGACCACTGGAAGGCCGCGGGCCTGGACCTGGGCCCGATCCTGCACGAGGTGGAGCCGTGGGCCGGCGACCACCGCCGCCAGGTGCGGGCCCAGGACCACGGGCTGGAGAAGGCGCTGGACAACACGCTGATCCAGCTGGCCGAGGGCGCGCTGGAGTTCGGCGAGCCGCTGCGGCTGGACCTGCCGGTGCGCAACGTCAACCGCACCGTGGGCACCATGCTGGGCCACGAGGTCACCAAGCGCCACGGCGCGGCGGGCCTGCCCGACGACACCATCGACATCACGTTCACCGGGTCGGCCGGGCAGTCCTTCGGCGCCTTCGTGCCCCGCGGGATCACCCTGCGGCTCGTGGGCGACGCCAACGACTACGTGGGCAAGGGCCTCTCGGGCGGCCGGATCGCCATCCGCCCGCCCGAGGGGGTCCAGTTCACCCCCGAGGACCACATCATCGCGGGCAACGTCATCGGCTACGGCGCCACCTCCGGCGAGATCTTCCTGCGGGGCGTGGTGGGCGAGCGGTTCTGCGTGCGCAACTCCGGCGCGCTGGCCGTGGCCGAGGGCGTGGGCGACCACGGCTGCGAGTACATGACCGGCGGGCGCGCCGTCGTCCTGGGCCCCACCGGGCGCAACTTCGCGGCGGGCATGTCGGGCGGCATCGCCTACGTGCTCGACCTGGACA
- a CDS encoding bis-aminopropyl spermidine synthase family protein produces the protein MTDRAAEDPAHQGDQHHAPAADPADGPPAPPRSPLDALLAEHGVAAPRPHRVLGALSSGEWWTPRDLVRATAVAHRVVQAVLEALGEEAEWDSRGRVRLRSPRAYARYARPAAPDPLGPALAGGAASAAAAEIARLVEAAPPPLTDLDHVTATPRTALRRAAFLGENYALAGARLLCVGDHDLTSLAATLVNPGLEAVVVDIDERILAYIDDAAARLGLPVRCHFADLRLGLPAAVRGTCDLAFTDPPYTPEGVELFLRRALEGLAQPQRGRVLLAYGASETTPALAAKVQQRLARLGLVTEALWPEFHRYLGAEAIGAAADLYVLRPTSRTPAAPRGGPARARVYSRGANAAEAAGSWGEAEARAALERAAPDTVVGDWPAGPAEGHADAPRRVRLETWLESPVAADRAALNLTGGWAALLPRAVLAATGTEVFAAVPSHDPRVRDQAGQRALADLLAPRFAVRFLRGVPGPRLTLVHAAERAPAGPAEELLAHCLRRAHGTLTATLREGLQRAAAAAGAPLNKRAARLAVARAAPWLRGHTPLDLPEHRFADLRAAAQDLAAPFSAPTGG, from the coding sequence GTGACCGACCGCGCCGCCGAAGACCCCGCCCACCAGGGTGATCAACACCACGCGCCCGCCGCGGACCCCGCGGACGGACCCCCCGCGCCGCCGCGCTCCCCGCTCGACGCGCTGCTCGCCGAGCACGGCGTCGCCGCGCCGCGCCCGCACCGGGTCCTCGGCGCGCTCTCCTCGGGCGAGTGGTGGACGCCCCGCGACCTGGTGCGCGCCACCGCCGTGGCCCACCGGGTCGTCCAGGCCGTCCTGGAGGCTCTGGGCGAGGAGGCCGAGTGGGACTCCCGGGGCCGTGTGCGGCTGCGCTCCCCCCGCGCCTACGCCCGCTACGCCCGGCCGGCCGCGCCCGACCCCCTGGGCCCCGCCCTGGCCGGCGGTGCCGCCTCCGCGGCGGCGGCCGAGATCGCGCGCCTGGTCGAGGCGGCCCCTCCCCCGCTCACCGACCTCGACCACGTCACCGCCACCCCGCGGACCGCGCTGCGCCGCGCCGCGTTCCTGGGCGAGAACTACGCCCTGGCCGGCGCGCGGCTGCTGTGCGTGGGCGACCACGACCTCACCTCGCTGGCCGCCACCCTCGTCAACCCGGGCCTGGAGGCCGTGGTCGTCGACATCGACGAGCGGATCCTGGCCTACATCGACGACGCCGCCGCCCGCCTGGGCCTGCCCGTCCGCTGCCACTTCGCCGACCTGCGGCTGGGCCTGCCCGCCGCCGTGCGCGGCACCTGCGACCTCGCCTTCACCGACCCGCCCTACACCCCCGAGGGCGTCGAACTCTTCCTGCGCCGCGCCCTGGAAGGCCTGGCCCAGCCCCAGCGCGGCCGGGTGCTGCTCGCCTACGGCGCCAGCGAGACCACCCCCGCCCTGGCCGCCAAGGTCCAGCAGCGCCTGGCGCGGCTGGGCCTGGTCACCGAGGCGCTGTGGCCGGAGTTCCACCGCTACCTCGGCGCCGAGGCCATCGGCGCCGCCGCCGACCTCTACGTGCTGCGGCCCACCTCGCGCACCCCGGCCGCGCCGCGCGGCGGCCCGGCCCGGGCCCGGGTCTACAGCCGGGGCGCCAACGCCGCCGAGGCGGCCGGCTCCTGGGGCGAGGCGGAGGCGCGGGCGGCACTGGAGCGCGCGGCGCCCGACACCGTCGTCGGCGACTGGCCCGCCGGCCCCGCCGAGGGGCACGCGGACGCGCCCCGGCGGGTGCGCCTGGAGACCTGGCTGGAGTCGCCGGTGGCCGCCGACCGCGCCGCCCTCAACCTCACCGGCGGCTGGGCGGCGCTGCTGCCCCGCGCCGTGCTCGCCGCCACCGGCACCGAGGTCTTCGCCGCGGTGCCCTCCCACGACCCCCGCGTCCGCGACCAGGCCGGGCAGCGCGCGCTCGCCGACCTGCTGGCGCCGCGCTTTGCGGTCCGGTTCCTGCGCGGGGTCCCCGGCCCCCGCCTCACCCTGGTGCACGCCGCCGAGCGCGCCCCGGCCGGGCCCGCCGAGGAGCTGCTGGCCCACTGCCTGCGGCGGGCGCACGGCACGCTGACCGCCACCCTGCGCGAGGGGCTGCAGCGCGCCGCCGCGGCCGCGGGCGCCCCGCTCAACAAGCGCGCGGCGCGGCTGGCCGTGGCCCGGGCGGCGCCGTGGCTGCGCGGCCACACCCCGCTGGACCTGCCCGAGCACCGGTTCGCCGACCTGCGCGCGGCGGCCCAAGACCTCGCCGCCCCGTTCTCCGCGCCCACGGGCGGCTGA